The segment GCCCCGGCCTGGCCATTCCTGGTGCTTGGGCAGCAAGTGCGAGGTGGGGCGGGGCCGCCGGTGGGGAGCAGACGGacaggcgggggcagggggcgtggAAGCAGAGCGCGGAGGCGGCAGGACacacagcccccctcccccgccgagAGGGCCGCGGAGCcgagggggcagcaggggcggggcggggcggggtgggggtgctggctcCCGTCCAAGCAACAGAGCTGCAGGAGAGAAAGGGTTAGCGCGGCCACGCAGGACAGCAGGGAGTTAAGGAAGCCAGCGCAGTGCCctctggggtgggggtcttcgccggcacccctcccccagcccagaccGCCCACTCCAGGGGCACGGGGCGgcgagcggggcggggcggggcggggcgggcgagCGAGCGGAGCCGGGCCGGCGCCCCACTGACCTCGCACCTGCTGCTCCAGGTTCAGGATGACCGCCACGGCCTGGTGCAGGATCAGCAGTTTGGTCTGGGGCTTCTCGCTGCTCAGGTGCAGCTGGCACATGCGCCCCAGCTCCTTAAAGGCCTCATTGATGTCGCGCACGCGCAGGCGCTCCCGCGCGTTATTGGCCACGCggcgctcccgctcccgctcggCCTTCTGCTCTGGGGGGAGGAGGTCGTCCTCGTCCTCGTCTGGGCtacggggaggggccgggggccggaGGCAGAGCGTGAGGGCGCGTGCGCGGCCcggggggggcggggcgcggggcgggcgggcacctggggcggggccgcggggcctTGTCCTTGCGGTCGTCCTCGGGGTCGCCGGCCGCGGCCGCGTTCTCCtcatcctccttctcctcccgCTTGATCTCGCCGGCGCCCGCCGCGCCCACGCGCCCGAGTCCTGCAACGCGGGGCGGCCGGGgtcggggtcagggtcaggggccGGCCCCGCGCCCTGCGGCTGCCCTGGGGTGCCCGCGTCTGCAGGTGCAAGGCCGAACCCGAGCCCCCGAGGGGTCCCGCCTCCGGTCCCGGGCAGGCGCCCACTGCTGCCCTTGGCGGTGGGGGGGACCATGGAGGTCACGTTAGCGGCACAGGCTGTCCCCGACCGTCCCGTCCCCTGCCGGGCCCAGCCAGCGCCACGCGGCTGAGGACAGCCACAGACCCCCACGGCAGCCGCGGCCGGGGACCAAGGGGACAGGGAACGCGTCACGGCGACACAAAGGCGAGTGGGCCGCGCGGAGCTCCGGTGCGCGCACTGGAAGCCGGCGGCCGGGCGCGCAGACCCGCAGACCGGGGCGCAGAAATCTCAGGGCCCGGGAGGCAGAAGCGAAACCCACGGCGCGGGGACCACGGGCGGCAGAGCACTGGGCAGCCTGCCCAGGGtcagcaggggaggggccggccctgCGGCACCCAtgcgggcgccggttcgagtcccggctgctccacttccgagccagctcccggctgtggcctgggagagcagtggaggacggccaagtgctggggccccgcacccgcgtgggagacccgggtggagctcctggctccgggctccgggctctggactggcccagccccagccgtcgcGGCCGTGCGGGGAGGGACCCAggggatggacgacctctctccctctctgaggaACTTTCAAATGCATAAGTGTTCTGTAAGAGACTGGGCTCTTCCGCAGGCACGGCGGACACTCGGCCGTCCTGGCCACCGCCCACGCCAAGCCGGGAGCAGAGGGGCCCAGCCACCGCGCAGTGCCGCCTGCAGCCACCAGAGGGCGCCGGTGGATGTGGAATCTCGGCCCAGGGCCCCGCGGCCACACGgccacacagcagccctgggggtgCCGCCCTTCCCCACCGTCTGCTCCACAAACCCCTTCTGCCACCACCACAGCTGTCCTGCTGTCAGTCACTCGAGGGAGGGGCTTCCCGTTCCACTCCCCGGCGCCTACAATGCCGGCACACAGCCGGGGCCATGTCCCGTACCCCTGGGACGCACACAGCAGGGGCCATGTCCCGTATCCCGGGGGATGCACACAGCAGGGGCCACGTCCCGTATCCCGGGGACGCACACAGCAGGGGCCACACCCATACCCCTGGGATATACACAGCCAGGGCCACACCCATACCCCGTGGACGCACACAGCCGGGGCCACATAGGTGCCCGTGGACGCACATAGCCAGGGGCCATGTCCCGTATCCCAGGGGATGCACACAGCTGGGGCCATGTCCCGTATCCCGGGGATGCACACAGCCGGGGCCACATAGGTGCCCGTGGACACACACAGCTGGGGCCACGTCCCGTACCCCTGGGACACACACAGCCGAGGCCACATAGGTGCCCGTGGACGCACATAGCCAGGGGCCATGTCCCGTATCCCGGGGGATGCACACAGCTGGGGCCACGTCCCGTATCCCGGGGATGCACACAGCCGGGGCCACATCCGTCCCCATGGACACACACAGCCGGGGCCACATCCATCCCTGTGAACACACACCTCCGGGGCCACATAGGTGCCCGTGGACGCACACAGCCGGGGCCACATCCGTCCCCGTGGACACACACATCCGGGACCACATAGGTGCCCGTGGACGCACACACAGGGCCGCCAGCAGCGCTCAGGCCGACGCTGGCCCTCGCTGCCCTGCCCGCCCTCGGGGGCGCTGACGGAGCCCCACGTCTCCAGGCGTCCCCCGGCGAGGCCGATGGACTGGGGGTGGCCACGTGGCCGGTATGGGGCCAAGCACGGCTGGGAGCGGCCAGACTCACCGCTGTAGGCGTCGGGGAGGGTGCCGGGCTGGCTGGGCAGGGCCGCGTGGTTGTGCACGAGGCTGTCCTCGGAGTGGCCGCCTCCGACCTGCGGACGGTGGGGAGGGGGCCACGTGAGCACGGGCagggcccagcccggccccgcccccgcccggcgccctcccccgccccgcccgccccgcccccgcccggcgcTCACCAGGCCTGCGTGGCGCCCGCCCAGCGGCACGGGGCCCGGGAAGCCGGAGGCCAGCGCCCCGGGGCCGGGCAGCAGCCCGTGCGCGTCGCCGGCCGTGCCCACCGCGTGGCTGCGCAGCACGTGGATGGCCTCGTCCAGGTGGTCTTCCATCTTGCTCTGCTGTGGGAGGGGGCGGTGAGCGCCGGGCGTCGGCCCACGGCACCCGGGCtgccctggggcggggcggggacagGCGGCCGGGCGCTCACCAGGCCGTGCAGGCCCCCGTCGTAGCTGGGCGATAAGGCATCGGGGGCTCCCGCTCGGGGCCACTGCGACGTccctgcggggggggggagggcctgAGTGGGCACCAGAGGCAGCGAGGCCCTGGGGAGGCGGGCACGGCCGAGCTGGCCACCCAACCCCAGGACGCCGCGCCAGGAcgggctgggggagcaggagcagccccccggggcagggccagccagggggCCCGCAGGGGACGAGGCAGGCCCCCAGGGGCCTCCCAGCCTTTGGTTCCACAGGACCCAGCCTGGGAGCCGCCTCTACCAGGGAGCCCTCCTGGATAGCTCAGGACTCGGGtcccgccccccccgccccccacagacCTGCCAGGCCCTGCGGGGAGCCCACGGGCGTGGAGGGGCTGGAGAAGTTACTGCTTCCGTGGTCTGGGGAGTAGATCTGTGGACAGGACGGGGAAGGGCCGGGAGGTCAGCGGCCGGCCTcccggggcccagcccagcccggcagCGCCGCGCCCCCCGCCTCACCGAGGCCAGTGCCTTCCCAAGGGCGTCCCCGGAGCTGCTGGCCGTGGTCCCTCGGGAGCCTGTGGGTGTAGAGGCAGAGGCCAACCTTGGGCGGCAGCCTGGACAGCGCCCGGCTCGGGCCGCCGGCACCACGGAGGGCAGCCCTGACGCCCGGGGCAAAACCACGTCCCGTCTCGGGGCCTCGGTCTGGCCGGCGGCCCGGGATGGGGGGCGCCACCTGGAGCCCAGCAAACCCCGCCCAGGGGGCCCCTGGCGGGGAGGCCATACCCAGGAGGCCGTCGGCCCCGCTGACGGGCGGCGTGTGGCTGGAGACGCTGCCGTACGCGGCCGCGGGGGCCGCCGAGAAGGTGGGCACGGCCGGGAGCCCACCGTTGACCTCGGCTCCGTGCAGCTGGTAGCCCTGGAGGGACGGGCGGGGGACGGGGCTCAGACAGGCGCCAGCCACCAGGCCCGCAGCCGCCCACCCGCCCAGGCCCAGCCTACCATGCGCTCCTGCTGGTGCAGGCCACCGAAGGCGCTGCCGCCGCCCACGGAGCCACCACTGCCCGCCGGGAGGGGCAGGGGGGACGAGCCCCCGCCCAGCATGGGCCCAAAGCCGGCCTGAGCCGAGGGGCTCCAGAGCTCCGAGGAGGGGTGCAGGCTGCCGTCTGCGGAGAGGGGCGCGGTGAGGCGGAGGCCGTGGgggccgcccagccccgcccggcccagccccagcccaggcaccTGCCACGTAGAAGGGGGCGGGGTAGGCGGAGGCGTCCCTGCCGTAGTCATCACCTGAGCTGGCGGGGTACACCTGCGGGTGGGAGGCGTGGTCAGGTGAGGCAGGCCCCTCCCGCGGAAGACCACCCCTCGCTCTGGACACACGGCAGCCCTGGCCCGGCCTCCGCTCCCTGGGGCTCCCGTTCCCGCCAGCGCCCCTGCCCTCGAGGCCTTCGGGGGTCACTGCCCCCCCCCGTGTCCCTCCTCCCACCAGACCCCTGCTGACCCCGCCCTCCTGACCACGTGAGACCCtcggtggcggggggggggggacccagcGGCCACGCAGCGTCCAGCAGGGACCGGGGCTGCAGCCCAGCGCTGGGTATGAGGGTGGGGGCCCAGGTCCCCCCCAGCCCACGGGCTCCCATCAACACGGCTACTCTGGCCCAGGCTGCGCCCCGACCCCGCCTCCAGCTCTGACTGACAGGGaccgggggcaggggcgggggtccTGAGGGGTCAGCCCACCCGCTGGGCCTGGGGTGAGGCCATGGAGCCCAGGGCCGGGGCTTCCTGAGCCACGTCCTCCGGGCAGGCCTGGCCCCGAGGGGGCGGTCACGGAGGGGGCCGGGCCAGCCGCGGGGGCCCCATCCGTGCCACCACTCACCGaggaagggagaccaggaggaatcttCCGGACCTTCTTCGGCTGTGGGtctgtcaggagccagaggtgagcGCTGCCTGTCCGCCCGCCACCCCTCACCCTGGCGCCCACCCCCTTGCTGGCCCCCGAGAGGCCGCCCCGGGGCCTCGCTGGGAACCACAGGGCGGCCCCAGCACGGGGCACCCCGCTCCCCGCTCACGGCCTGGGAAGGACGTGGAGATGGGCGGCCCCGTCACAGTGCACCAGCACCCCCCACCCGCCGCGGGCGCAGGTTCcggtcccggcggctccacttccgacccggctccctgctgtggcctgggggagcagcagaggccggcccaagggctcgggccctgcacccgcgtgggggacccagagggagCGCCCGGCTGCCGAcccgcccagctccggccgtctGCAGTCCTTCGGGGACTGAGCCAGGGACAGGACagttctcttcccctctctctgcctttcaaatcaattaccCATCTCAgaacagggaggaagaggggccACGGGACCACCCGCTGGGCTCAGACAGGACAAAGGCCAGGAGTGGAGGGCGGCGGAGCAGTATGGGAAATGAGGCgcggcacccccacccccgtctggGAGCCAGCTCTGGGGGCACCTGGCCTCAGCACCCCCCCACCCAGGAGCCAGCTCTGGGACTGACCCAGCCCGAGCCCGCACGGCCTCCTGGACCCACGCACACCACGGACAAGCGTGCGCACTGCGCCGTGCTGGGCCATGTGTTTGCTCGTGTGCTGTGGGCCAGCAGCTCCCACCAGGACCGCCCCCAGGGGGCCGGGGCAGCCCCAGCGCCTGGGCCCCCgcctcctgcgtgggagacccggacgccGCGGAACCCCTGGTCCGCCTCTCAGACCAGCTGGCCCGGGGGCAGCGCGGGGGCAGCGGCCAGCGTCCTGCCCTCGTGGGTGCGTCCCAGGCACTCCGCGTGGCACCGGGCCTGACGTGTGCCCTGGGGGGCAGCGGGGACGGCGCACTTGGGTCCCCGCCGCCCAcagggaggcccggatggagctcccggctcccggcttgcGGGGGGGGCCCCCTCTCACTCTGCGGACGGCGACAGCCCCCACACTGAGCCCGCCCGGCCCGCCCGGCCCGCCCGGCCCACTCACCCAGGCCGCCGTCTGCGGCTCTGCGCCGGGGGTTGCTGGGGTAGGAGGCGTAGTAGGGGGTGCTGCCCTTCACGTCCGAGGGCGACAGCGGCCCGGGGCTGCCGAGGCCCAGCTCGCCGGACAGGAAGCCAGCCTGCGGGAGGGACGGCCAGGAGAcctcggggtgggggcggggcccctCCTGCCCGCTCTCCGCACCTGCACCCCCGCCCGCAGAGAGGAGATGGGGCGAAGACCAGGGACCGCCCCGCACCCGGGGGAAGGGgccgacccccaccccaccccaccctcgcgGCCGGGATGCGGGGGCTGGAGCAGACCCCGAGTGACAGGCAGGGCCCTGAGGGCGGGAGTCCCCGGGGAGCCCTCGCACCCAGGCCCGGCCCGGAGGAAACGGACCCCACTGTCTCCCTGGgcctgctggcccctgccccatcccagcctcggccccgccccccgcactCGCGCATGcgcacacgggagacccagggcACGCTCCCCCCGCCCTCACCTGAGCCAGGCCGCCGACAGCCGCGTCTCTCCCGAAAGCCGCGAACCCGCCCCGCTCGCCGCCCTTGCCTGCGGGACGAAGAGGTCACCGGCCGCACACAGCAGGCGCCCGCTGAGCGCGTCGGGGCTTGGGGTCATCGCGCCTCCCCGCGGCACTGGGCTGGCAGCTGTCTGTGCCCGGGACAGCCCGGGGCTCCGGGGGTGaccacacagccccagcccacGGAGCGCCGCCCTGCGGAAGCTGACAGCCCCTCTCGTCCCGggtgaggcagggggcagggccggcCTGAGCCCACCCCCGCCATGGACTCCGCCCCTGGGCCACTGGTCCCCTCCTGGCTCCGCCTCCGTGCGtgagggaggagccaggatgcCCCGGGGCTGACCCGAGCTGTCCCAGGGCTCAGAGAGGACCCCCCACCTCCACCAGAACAATCTCCCCAGGCCAGGGGAGCACACGCGCCGGTCCCTGAGCCCCCCCCACGGTGACCACCCCGAGCCCGGCCTGCTACCCCGGGCCGGCAGGAAGCGCCAGGCGGAGGCGGGGAGGAAGGAGCGGCCGGAGGGGACCCGCGTCCTGCAGGGGCACGGCCAGCGGACTCGTGGGGCGGTGCCAGGCCCAGCGCAGGTCCAGGGTCTCCCACTGGCACCACCACCGGGACCCAGGGTGCTGACCACAACACACCTACGTCCTCTTCCCCGGGGCAGGTGCCGCGACCTCCGCAAAACAGCCCCGCCCCGGTCACCCGGCCCCTCCGCGGGTCACTGGAGCCCCCGAGGCCCCGGGCGCCCGACCCCTGACCCTGCCATAGAACAGGGCCTCCGGCCAGGCGGCGGAATGGCACAGTCCCGGCCGCCCCCGACCAGCCCCAGAGCCCGCACAGGCCACTTCCTGCCAAGCCTCAGTGGGCGAGAGCCTGGTGCGGGGGGCGTGGCCAGCAGGGCCTGGCGGGAAGGTTCCGGAATAATCTCTGCCCTGCAGGTAGGGAAACTGAGCCTCCCGGTGCCGCCTGCACACCCACCTGTGAGCCCAGGCCCCAGGAATGTGGACGAAGAGAGGCTGCCGTGGGACTCGCTGAAGTGGGCGCCTTCGCTGTAGGTCTAGGGGAgacgggcaggggtgaggggctggcgtcggcccgccccgccccgccctgctgtCCTCAGAGCCCCCAGTCCAGGGAAGGGAGACGACGGGGGAGGGGGCACTCACCCGGCCGGGGTCGAAGGAGGAGGTGTTCTGGTCGCCAGCACCCCAGGAGCCCGAGCCGGGCCGGTCCTCCAGACCTGCAGCGCAGGAAGGCGGGGCCAGGGTCACCCTCAGCCACGCCCAGGCCCGGGGAGGGCTGGGAGCCCCTGGTGAGCAGTCGGGCAGCCGGCCGCTGGTGGACTCCTACCCGTCCATCAGAGCCCCGGGCTCCGTGCCCGCCTCGCTGagcctgcccccagctccaggtCCCTCTCAGACCAAGCGCAAGGGCCTCAGGGCACAGGTTGTGCATGACAGGACCCCCACAGCCACCAGCCTGAGCAGGTGCCGGGGTCCTGTCCATCAGAAGCCAGAAGAGAACCCCACAGGCGGGCCCAGGCCTGCGGCATGGTGGGGGTTAATGAGGCGGGCAGGACTGGGTAGGGTGGAGGCAGGGCGGGGCCTTATCTCCTGGAACACTCTCCCCTGTGTCCTggtcccccctccctgccctggttcCCTCCTCCCCGTCTCAGTCCCCCCTCCCCGTCCtggtcccctctccccctccccgccctggtcctcccctccctgtcccagccccccctccccgtctcagtcctcccctccccctccgggTCCCCCCCTCCCCGTCctggtcccccctccccctcccggtcctggtccccctccccacccaggtcCGGCTAGGCCTGGCCAGAGAGAGTTTCCCCCTGGTGAGTGGGGTCCCAGGAGGACCCTGCCGCAGCCCAAGGCAGCAACGCCCACCCCCCAGAGCTGGGCCGCGGGCCTGGGGGCTCAGGTCCAGGAGGCCCCCCCCCCATGGCCGGAAGCCGCCAGCCTGCGCCCTCCCGTCCCTGCTTTGTGTTAATCATGCCCCCCAGGAACTGCTGTTTAATTGCTGCCTGATTTGCATAATTATGCATATTAATCTCACAGCCTAATGAATATTTGTGAActcgtttttttctttttgaacccAAAGCTTCCACTGTGACTacggcgggggctgggggctgggcagaggctccTGGCAGCACCATCACTGGGCGGGGGGCGTCCGTACCCCGAGATCCTGGACCCTGGGGACAGGGCACAGCACCTCCGGGGCCTCCGTGTCCacgcctgcctgggagaccccgaAAGGCAACGGGGAGCCCCCCAGATCACGGCcagggccgcccctcccccacccgctgATACAGTTAAGACTCCCGGTTAATTGCGCAGCCGCGCGCGCCTCCCCGCTCTGATGAGGAGGGCGGGAGAGGGAGCCGTGGCCGCTGCTCTCCAGAACGCTGGGGGCTGCGGGAGGGGCGCCACACGGCCACGCGGCCCGGGGACGCGGCCAGAGTGGACGGGGCTGAGGGCGGCGCACGTCTCCAGCCTCGCCGACCCGGTCCGCCTGCGGGCAGCTGTGCAGCAGGAGGAGGCGCGGCCCCCGCTGGCCCGTGTGGTACCGACCACGGCGGCCCGCGGCCACACTCCACGGCGGCCACTGCCTGTGCGCGCTGCAGCTGTGCCCGCAGGCGGCTGTGCCCCCGCGGCCAGGGCCGCTCTgcacggggagggggcagccacgCCCCGCGGCCCCCCTgcatggggagggggcagccacgCCCCGCGGCCCCTCTgcacggggagggggcagccacgCCCCGCAGCCAGGGCCCGgacctccctgcagcccctcccagagCTCCCCACGGCCCTCACCACACACAGACACGACCTCTGCCCACAACACGCAAGACGCAGCCCGTGCCGGCCCCGATGCCCCCTCTCAGGGCCAGCTCCGTCCCGGGTCAGCCTCGCCACCCCATCCCTCCCAGGACGTGCACCCACCGAGGAGACCCGGcgggagctcctggcccagttctgggcaTTTGCACAGGAACCGGTGGTTCAAAGaccctctggggccggcgctgtggcgcagcgggtaaaccCCGGCccgcagagccggcatcccacatggacaccggttcaagtcccggctgctccacttcccagccagctcctgctgtggcctgggagagcagtggacgatggcccaagtccctgggcacccgcacccgcgtgggagacccggatggagctcctggctcctggtcagcccGGCTCCgcccatggcggccatctggggcgtgggccagcggatggaagacctccctctctctctgcctctctgtaactctgcctttcaaacaaattgatttttaagaaaaagacctttctgtcgGCCTCTGTCTCGTTTCTCTGGAATAAACAATCGCGTGAAATCGGGGCTGAACGTGGACCGGGAAGCAGCAGGGCCGAGGGGGACCGACGCACGCCTGCTGGTGCCAGACAACAGCCCTGCGGAAACACCGGAGCCGGGGAGCGGCCAGGGACttcagaggggagaggggagggcggagggcggagggcggagggcgggcagctgccagggccccgccgccgccgagAGAGGGGACGAACCCACCCTGCT is part of the Oryctolagus cuniculus chromosome 16, mOryCun1.1, whole genome shotgun sequence genome and harbors:
- the TCF3 gene encoding transcription factor E2-alpha isoform X6, coding for MNQPPRMAPVGSDKELSDLLDFSVMFPLPVAAGKGRPASLASAQFGGAGLEDRPGSGSWGAGDQNTSSFDPGRTYSEGAHFSESHGSLSSSTFLGPGLTGKGGERGGFAAFGRDAAVGGLAQAGFLSGELGLGSPGPLSPSDVKGSTPYYASYPSNPRRRAADGGLDPQPKKVRKIPPGLPSSVYPASSGDDYGRDASAYPAPFYVADGSLHPSSELWSPSAQAGFGPMLGGGSSPLPLPAGSGGSVGGGSAFGGLHQQERMGYQLHGAEVNGGLPAVPTFSAAPAAAYGSVSSHTPPVSGADGLLGSRGTTASSSGDALGKALASIYSPDHGSSNFSSPSTPVGSPQGLAGTSQWPRAGAPDALSPSYDGGLHGLQSKMEDHLDEAIHVLRSHAVGTAGDAHGLLPGPGALASGFPGPVPLGGRHAGLVGGGHSEDSLVHNHAALPSQPGTLPDAYSGLGRVGAAGAGEIKREEKEDEENAAAAGDPEDDRKDKAPRPRPRAEPEPQSGLPEAARGGEGVGRGRGPPDGASGRPRGPERGPQPGRAPVRAARAAGTGAARGAGVRRPGPGRARSCPRRRCLTRAERAAAPAGAQHLVPTHSIFFKENKRNVSYEIFFFLT
- the TCF3 gene encoding transcription factor E2-alpha isoform X3; this encodes MNQPPRMAPVGSDKELSDLLDFSVMFPLPVAAGKGRPASLASAQFGGAGLEDRPGSGSWGAGDQNTSSFDPGRTYSEGAHFSESHGSLSSSTFLGPGLTGKGGERGGFAAFGRDAAVGGLAQAGFLSGELGLGSPGPLSPSDVKGSTPYYASYPSNPRRRAADGGLDPQPKKVRKIPPGLPSSVYPASSGDDYGRDASAYPAPFYVADGSLHPSSELWSPSAQAGFGPMLGGGSSPLPLPAGSGGSVGGGSAFGGLHQQERMGYQLHGAEVNGGLPAVPTFSAAPAAAYGSVSSHTPPVSGADGLLGSRGTTASSSGDALGKALASIYSPDHGSSNFSSPSTPVGSPQGLAGTSQWPRAGAPDALSPSYDGGLHGLQSKMEDHLDEAIHVLRSHAVGTAGDAHGLLPGPGALASGFPGPVPLGGRHAGLVGGGHSEDSLVHNHAALPSQPGTLPDAYSGLGRVGAAGAGEIKREEKEDEENAAAAGDPEDDRKDKAPRPRPSSAEEVLSLEEKDLRDRERRMANNARERVRVRDINEAFRELGRMCQLHLKSDKAQTKLLILQQAVQVILGLEQQVRERNLNPKAACLKRREEEKVSGVVGDPQMVHPGAHAGLSEAHNPAGHL
- the TCF3 gene encoding transcription factor E2-alpha isoform X5: MNQPPRMAPVGSDKELSDLLDFSVMFPLPVAAGKGRPASLASAQFGGAGLEDRPGSGSWGAGDQNTSSFDPGRTYSEGAHFSESHGSLSSSTFLGPGLTGKGGERGGFAAFGRDAAVGGLAQAGFLSGELGLGSPGPLSPSDVKGSTPYYASYPSNPRRRAADGGLDPQPKKVRKIPPGLPSSVYPASSGDDYGRDASAYPAPFYVADGSLHPSSELWSPSAQAGFGPMLGGGSSPLPLPAGSGGSVGGGSAFGGLHQQERMGYQLHGAEVNGGLPAVPTFSAAPAAAYGSVSSHTPPVSGADGLLGSRGTTASSSGDALGKALASIYSPDHGSSNFSSPSTPVGSPQGLAGTSQWPRAGAPDALSPSYDGGLHGLSKMEDHLDEAIHVLRSHAVGTAGDAHGLLPGPGALASGFPGPVPLGGRHAGLVGGGHSEDSLVHNHAALPSQPGTLPDAYSGLGRVGAAGAGEIKREEKEDEENAAAAGDPEDDRKDKAPRPRPSSAEEVLSLEEKDLRDRERRMANNARERVRVRDINEAFRELGRMCQLHLKSDKAQTKLLILQQAVQVILGLEQQVRERNLNPKAACLKRREEEKVSGVVGDPQMVHPGAHAGLSEAHNPAGHL
- the TCF3 gene encoding transcription factor E2-alpha isoform X14 — protein: MNQPPRMAPVGSDKELSDLLDFSVMFPLPVAAGKGRPASLASAQFGGAGLEDRPGSGSWGAGDQNTSSFDPGRTYSEGAHFSESHGSLSSSTFLGPGLTGKGGERGGFAAFGRDAAVGGLAQAGFLSGELGLGSPGPLSPSDVKGSTPYYASYPSNPRRRAADGGLDPQPKKVRKIPPGLPSSVYPASSGDDYGRDASAYPAPFYVADGSLHPSSELWSPSAQAGFGPMLGGGSSPLPLPAGSGGSVGGGSAFGGLHQQERMGYQLHGAEVNGGLPAVPTFSAAPAAAYGSVSSHTPPVSGADGLLGSRGTTASSSGDALGKALASIYSPDHGSSNFSSPSTPVGSPQGLAGTSQWPRAGAPDALSPSYDGGLHGLQSKMEDHLDEAIHVLRSHAVGTAGDAHGLLPGPGALASGFPGPVPLGGRHAGLVGGGHSEDSLVHNHAALPSQPGTLPDAYSGLGRVGAAGAGEIKREEKEDEENAAAAGDPEDDRKDKAPRPRPSSAEEVLSLEEKDLRDRERRMANNARERVRVRDINEAFRELGRMCQLHLKSDKAQTKLLILQQAVQVILGLEQQSGT
- the TCF3 gene encoding transcription factor E2-alpha isoform X4 — its product is MNQPPRMAPVGSDKELSDLLDFSVMFPLPVAAGKGRPASLASAQFGGAGLEDRPGSGSWGAGDQNTSSFDPGRTYSEGAHFSESHGSLSSSTFLGPGLTGKGGERGGFAAFGRDAAVGGLAQAGFLSGELGLGSPGPLSPSDVKGSTPYYASYPSNPRRRAADGGLDPQPKKVRKIPPGLPSSVYPASSGDDYGRDASAYPAPFYVADGSLHPSSELWSPSAQAGFGPMLGGGSSPLPLPAGSGGSVGGGSAFGGLHQQERMGYQLHGAEVNGGLPAVPTFSAAPAAAYGSVSSHTPPVSGADGLLGSRGTTASSSGDALGKALASIYSPDHGSSNFSSPSTPVGSPQGLAGTSQWPRAGAPDALSPSYDGGLHGLQSKMEDHLDEAIHVLRSHAVGTAGDAHGLLPGPGALASGFPGPVPLGGRHAGLVGGGHSEDSLVHNHAALPSQPGTLPDAYSGLGRVGAAGAGEIKREEKEDEENAAAAGDPEDDRKDKAPRPRPSAEEVLSLEEKDLRDRERRMANNARERVRVRDINEAFRELGRMCQLHLKSDKAQTKLLILQQAVQVILGLEQQVRERNLNPKAACLKRREEEKVSGVVGDPQMVHPGAHAGLSEAHNPAGHL
- the TCF3 gene encoding transcription factor E2-alpha isoform X7 gives rise to the protein MNQPPRMAPVGSDKELSDLLDFSVMFPLPVAAGKGRPASLASAQFGGAGLEDRPGSGSWGAGDQNTSSFDPGRTYSEGAHFSESHGSLSSSTFLGPGLTGKGGERGGFAAFGRDAAVGGLAQAGFLSGELGLGSPGPLSPSDVKGSTPYYASYPSNPRRRAADGGLDPQPKKVRKIPPGLPSSVYPASSGDDYGRDASAYPAPFYVADGSLHPSSELWSPSAQAGFGPMLGGGSSPLPLPAGSGGSVGGGSAFGGLHQQERMGYQLHGAEVNGGLPAVPTFSAAPAAAYGSVSSHTPPVSGADGLLGSRGTTASSSGDALGKALASIYSPDHGSSNFSSPSTPVGSPQGLAGTSQWPRAGAPDALSPSYDGGLHGLSKMEDHLDEAIHVLRSHAVGTAGDAHGLLPGPGALASGFPGPVPLGGRHAGLVGGGHSEDSLVHNHAALPSQPGTLPDAYSGLGRVGAAGAGEIKREEKEDEENAAAAGDPEDDRKDKAPRPRPRAEPEPQSGLPEAARGGEGVGRGRGPPDGASGRPRGPERGPQPGRAPVRAARAAGTGAARGAGVRRPGPGRARSCPRRRCLTRAERAAAPAGAQHLVPTHSIFFKENKRNVSYEIFFFLT
- the TCF3 gene encoding transcription factor E2-alpha isoform X9, coding for MNQPPRMAPVGSDKELSDLLDFSVMFPLPVAAGKGRPASLASAQFGGAGLEDRPGSGSWGAGDQNTSSFDPGRTYSEGAHFSESHGSLSSSTFLGPGLTGKGGERGGFAAFGRDAAVGGLAQAGFLSGELGLGSPGPLSPSDVKGSTPYYASYPSNPRRRAADGGLDPQPKKVRKIPPGLPSSVYPASSGDDYGRDASAYPAPFYVADGSLHPSSELWSPSAQAGFGPMLGGGSSPLPLPAGSGGSVGGGSAFGGLHQQERMGYQLHGAEVNGGLPAVPTFSAAPAAAYGSVSSHTPPVSGADGLLGSRGTTASSSGDALGKALASIYSPDHGSSNFSSPSTPVGSPQGLAGTSQWPRAGAPDALSPSYDGGLHGLSKMEDHLDEAIHVLRSHAVGTAGDAHGLLPGPGALASGFPGPVPLGGRHAGLVGGGHSEDSLVHNHAALPSQPGTLPDAYSGLGRVGAAGAGEIKREEKEDEENAAAAGDPEDDRKDKAPRPRPSAEEVLSLEEKDLRDRERRMANNARERVRVRDINEAFRELGRMCQLHLKSDKAQTKLLILQQAVQVILGLEQQVRERNLNPKAACLKRREEEKVSGVVGDPQMVHPGAHAGLSEAHNPAGHL